Proteins encoded together in one Streptomyces umbrinus window:
- the recG gene encoding ATP-dependent DNA helicase RecG: protein MDLVPVLEEPLKKVLGPATAKVMAEHLGLHTVGDLLHHYPRRYEERGQLTHLADLPMDEHVTVVAQVADARLLTFSSPKAPRGKGQRLEVTITDGSGRLKLVFFGNGVHKPHKELLPGTRALFAGKVSVFNRRLQLAHPAYELLRGEDVSETVDTWAGALIPLYPATAKLESWKIAKSVQTVLPSAQEATDPLPESLRAGRGLVPLPEALLKIHRPHTKADIENARSRLKWDEAFVLQVALARRRHADAQLPAVARRPKKDGLLSAFDAKLPFTLTEGQQKVTKEIFDDLATEHPMHRLLQGEVGSGKTMVALRAMLAVVDAGGQAAMLAPTEVLAQQHHRSITEMMGELAEGGMLGGAEDSTKVVLLTGSMGTATRRQALLDLVTGEAGLVIGTHALIEDKVQFHDLGLVVVDEQHRFGVEQRDALRGKGKQPPHLLVMTATPIPRTVAMTVFGDLETSVLDQLPAGRSPIASHVVPAADKPHFLSRAWERVREEVSNGHQAYVVCPRIGDEDDDPKKSKKKPSPEDEAEKRPPLAVLDVADQLARGPLQGLKVEVLHGRMPPDDKDAVMRRFAAGETDVLVATTVIEVGVNVPNATAMVIMDADRFGVSQLHQLRGRVGRGSAAGLCLLVTEMPEAGPARQRLTAVASTLDGFELSRIDLEQRREGDVLGQAQSGARTSLRMLAVIDDEEIIAEARDEATAVVASDPDLEHLPGLRTALQALLDEEREQYLEKG from the coding sequence ATGGATCTCGTGCCCGTGCTCGAAGAACCACTGAAGAAGGTGCTCGGACCCGCCACCGCGAAGGTGATGGCCGAGCACCTCGGCCTGCACACCGTCGGCGACCTGCTGCACCACTATCCCCGCAGGTACGAGGAGCGCGGCCAGCTCACCCACCTCGCCGACCTCCCCATGGACGAGCACGTCACGGTGGTCGCCCAGGTCGCCGACGCCCGCCTGCTCACCTTCTCCTCGCCCAAGGCTCCCCGGGGCAAGGGCCAGCGCCTCGAAGTGACCATCACGGACGGCAGCGGCCGGCTCAAGCTGGTCTTCTTCGGCAACGGCGTGCACAAGCCCCACAAGGAGCTCCTGCCCGGCACGCGCGCGTTGTTCGCGGGCAAGGTCTCCGTCTTCAACCGCCGCCTCCAGCTGGCCCACCCGGCGTACGAGCTGCTGCGCGGCGAGGACGTGTCCGAGACGGTGGACACCTGGGCGGGCGCCCTCATCCCGCTCTATCCGGCCACCGCCAAGCTGGAGTCCTGGAAGATCGCCAAGTCGGTCCAGACGGTGCTGCCGAGCGCCCAGGAGGCCACCGACCCACTGCCGGAGTCCCTGCGGGCCGGCCGCGGTCTGGTCCCCCTCCCCGAGGCCCTGCTGAAGATCCACCGCCCGCACACCAAGGCGGACATCGAGAACGCCCGCTCCCGCCTCAAGTGGGACGAGGCCTTCGTCCTCCAGGTGGCCCTGGCCCGCCGCCGTCACGCGGACGCCCAACTGCCCGCCGTGGCCCGCAGGCCCAAGAAGGACGGCCTCCTGTCCGCCTTCGACGCCAAGCTGCCCTTCACCCTCACCGAGGGCCAGCAGAAGGTCACCAAGGAGATCTTCGACGACCTGGCCACCGAACATCCGATGCACCGGCTGCTGCAGGGCGAGGTGGGCAGCGGGAAGACGATGGTGGCCCTGCGCGCCATGCTCGCCGTCGTCGACGCGGGCGGTCAGGCGGCGATGCTCGCGCCCACCGAGGTGCTCGCCCAGCAGCACCACCGGTCGATCACGGAGATGATGGGGGAGCTGGCCGAGGGCGGCATGCTCGGCGGGGCCGAGGACTCCACGAAGGTGGTGCTCCTCACCGGCTCCATGGGGACGGCCACCCGTCGCCAGGCGCTGCTGGACCTGGTCACCGGCGAGGCAGGGCTCGTCATCGGGACGCATGCGCTGATCGAGGACAAGGTGCAGTTCCACGACCTGGGCCTGGTCGTCGTGGACGAGCAGCACCGGTTCGGCGTCGAGCAGCGCGACGCCCTGCGCGGCAAGGGCAAACAGCCCCCGCACCTCCTCGTGATGACCGCCACGCCGATCCCGCGCACGGTCGCCATGACCGTCTTCGGCGACCTGGAGACGTCCGTCCTGGACCAGCTCCCCGCCGGCCGCTCGCCCATCGCCAGCCACGTCGTCCCGGCCGCCGACAAACCCCACTTCCTCTCGCGCGCGTGGGAGCGCGTGCGAGAGGAGGTGTCCAACGGCCATCAGGCGTACGTGGTCTGCCCGCGCATCGGCGACGAGGACGACGACCCGAAGAAGTCCAAGAAGAAGCCGTCCCCTGAGGACGAGGCCGAGAAGCGCCCGCCTCTCGCGGTCCTCGACGTCGCCGACCAGCTGGCCAGGGGCCCGCTCCAGGGCCTCAAGGTCGAGGTCCTGCACGGCCGTATGCCCCCGGACGACAAGGACGCCGTGATGCGCCGCTTTGCCGCGGGCGAGACGGACGTGCTGGTCGCCACGACGGTCATCGAGGTCGGGGTGAACGTCCCGAACGCCACCGCGATGGTGATCATGGACGCCGACCGCTTCGGCGTCTCCCAGCTCCACCAGCTGCGCGGCCGCGTCGGCCGTGGCTCCGCCGCGGGCCTGTGTCTCCTGGTCACCGAGATGCCCGAGGCCGGCCCGGCCCGCCAGCGGCTGACCGCGGTCGCCTCCACCCTCGACGGCTTCGAGCTCTCCCGCATCGACCTCGAACAGCGCCGCGAGGGCGATGTCCTCGGCCAGGCCCAGTCCGGCGCCCGCACCTCACTGCGGATGCTCGCCGTCATCGACGACGAGGAGATCATCGCCGAGGCCCGCGACGAGGCGACCGCGGTCGTCGCGTCCGACCCGGACCTGGAACACCTCCCCGGCCTGCGCACAGCACTCCAGGCCCTGCTGGACGAGGAGAGGGAGCAGTACCTGGAGAAGGGCTGA